The proteins below are encoded in one region of Drosophila santomea strain STO CAGO 1482 chromosome 3R, Prin_Dsan_1.1, whole genome shotgun sequence:
- the LOC120451310 gene encoding tubulin beta chain, whose protein sequence is MREIVHLQAGQCGNQIGSKFWEIISDEHGIDPNGYYHGESALQHERIDVYYNEASSGKYVPRAVLIDLEPGTMDSVRQSPMGQLFRPDNFVYGQSGAGNNWAKGHYTEGAELIDSVLEVLRKESEGCDCLQGFQLAHSLGGGTGSGLGTLLISKIREEYPDRIMNSFSVVPSPKVSDTVVEPYNATLSIHQLVENTDETFCIDNEALYDICFRTLKLSSPTYGDLNHLVSVTMSGVTTCLRFPGQLNADLRKLAVNMVPFPRLHFFMPGFAPLTAKGSQQYRALTVAELTQQMFDAKNMMTACDPRHGRYLTVACIFRGPMSMKEVDTQMYNVQSKNSSYFVEWIPNNVKVAVCDIPPRGLKMSATFIGNSTAIQEIFKRISEQFTAMFRRKAFLHWYTGEGMDEMEFTEAESNMNDLISEYQQYQEATADDEVEFDDEQGEQEGYESEVLQNGNGE, encoded by the exons TTCTGGGAAATCATCTCCGACGAGCACGGCATCGATCCCAATGGCTACTACCACGGCGAGTCCGCCCTGCAGCACGAGCGTATCGATGTCTACTACAATGAGGCCAGCAGCGGCAAGTATGTGCCGCGAGCGGTGCTCATCGACCTGGAGCCGGGCACCATGGACTCCGTTCGCCAGTCGCCGATGGGCCAGCTCTTCCGGCCGGATAACTTCGTTTACGGGCAGTCGGGAGCCG GCAACAACTGGGCCAAGGGCCACTACACAGAGGGCGCCGAGCTGATCGACTCCGTGCTGGAGGTGCTGCGCAAGGAATCCGAGGGCTGCGACTGCCTGCAGGGCTTCCAGCTGGCGCACTCGTTGGGCGGAGGCACTGGCTCCGGACTGGGCACACTGCTCATCTCGAAGATACGCGAGGAGTACCCCGACCGCATCATGAACTCGTTCTCCGTGGTGCCCTCGCCGAAG GTATCGGACACTGTCGTGGAGCCGTACAATGCCACGCTGTCCATCCACCAGCTGGTGGAGAACACCGACGAGACCTTCTGCATTGACAACGAGGCTCTCTACGACATCTGCTTCCGCACGCTGAAGCTATCGTCGCCCACTTACGGCGATCTGAACCATCTCGTCTCC GTCACAATGTCCGGAGTGACCACCTGCCTGCGCTTCCCTGGCCAGCTGAACGCTGATCTTCGCAAGCTGGCGGTGAACATGGTGCCCTTCCCGCGTCTGCACTTCTTCATGCCCGGATTCGCACCCCTGACCGCCAAGGGATCCCAGCAATATCGCGCCCTCACAGTGGCCGAGCTGACCCAGCAGATGTTCGATGCCAAAAACATGATGACCGCCTGTGATCCCCGGCACGGACGCTACCTCACCGTGGCCTGCATCTTCCGGG GACCCATGTCCATGAAGGAGGTGGACACCCAGATGTACAACGTGCAGAGCAAGAACAGCAGCTACTTCGTGGAATGGATTCCCAACAACGTCAAGGTGGCCGTCTGTGACATCCCGCCCCGTGGCCTCAAGATGTCCGCCACCTTCATTGGCAACTCGACCGCCATCCAGGAGATCTTCAAGCGCATCTCCGAGCAGTTCACCGCCATGTTCCGGCGCAAGGCCTTCCTGCACTGGTACACCGGCGAGGGCATGGACGAAATGGAGTTCACCGAGGCCGAGAGCAACATGAACGACCTGATATCCGAGTACCAGCAGTACCAG GAGGCTACCGCCGACGACGAAGTGGAGTTCGATGACGAGCAGGGCGAGCAGGAAGGCTACGAGTCTGAGGTCCTGCAGAACGGCAATGGAGAGTAA
- the LOC120451309 gene encoding 116 kDa U5 small nuclear ribonucleoprotein component, with product MDSDLYDEFGNYIGPDLDSDEDDDQSIYGQPDVQDDPEDAMDEDEVEPQEDEDKEVTAVVLHEDKRYYPSAVEVYGPDVETIVQEEDAQPLDKPLIEPVKKLKFQIKEQDMQETTYDMEFMADLMDTPPLIRNVALVGHLHHGKTTFVDCLIRQTHPQFETMEERQLRYTDTLFTEQERGCSIKATPVTLVLQDVKQKSYLLNIFDTPGHVNFSDEATAAMRMSDGVVLFIDAAEGVMLNTERLLKHAVQERQAITVCINKIDRLILELKLPPQDAYFKLKHIVEEVNSLLSIYGSADDNLLVSPILGNVCFASSLYGFCFTLKSFAKLYADTYEGVAYLDFAKRLWGDMYFNSKTRKFSKKQPHNSAQRSFVEFILEPMYKLIAQVVGDVDTTLSDTLAELNVRVSKEEMKSNIRPLLRLVCNRFMGDCSGFVDMCVEHIKSPLENAKRKVDHIYTGPKEGDIYRDMISCNQYGTLMVHSSKMYPNDDCTFFQVLARIVSGTLHAGQEVRVLGENYTLQDEEDSRILQVGRLWVFESRYKVELNRVPAGNWVLIEGIDQCIVKTSTIVDINVPEDLYIFRPLKFNTQSIIKIAVEPVNPSELPKMLDGLRKVNKSYPLLSTRVEESGEHVILGTGELYLDCVMHDLRKMYSEIDIKVADPVVAFCETVVETSSLKCFAETPNKKNKITMISEPLEKGLAEDIENGTVCINWNKKRIGEFFQVNYDWDLLAARSIWAFGPDTTGPNILVDDTLPSEVDKNLLTAVKDSIVQGFQWGTREGPLCEEPIRNVKFKILDGVIANEALHRGGGQIIPTARRVAYSAFLMATPRLMEPYLFVEVQAPADCVSAVYTVLARRRGHVTQDAPVSGSPIYTIKAFIPAIDSFGFETDLRTHTQGQAFCLSVFHHWQIVPGDPLDKSIIIRPLEPQQASHLAREFMIKTRRRKGLSEDVSINKFFDDPMLLELARQDVLVNYPL from the exons ATGGATTCCGATTTATACGATGAGTTTGGCAACTACATTGGCCCCGATCTAGACAGCGACGAGGATGATGACCAAAGTATTTACGGGCAACCCGATGTGCAAGATGATCCAGAG GACGCCATGGACGAGGACGAGGTGGAGCCGCAGGAGGACGAGGACAAGGAGGTGACCGCCGTGGTGCTACACGAGGATAAACGCTACTATCCTTCAGCAGTTGAGGTTTACGGCCCGGATGTGGAGACCATTGTCCAGGAGGAGGACGCCCAACCGCTGGACAAGCCGCTAATAGAGCCGGTAAAGAAACTCAAGTTCCAGATCAAGGAGCAGGACATGCAGGAGACCACCTACGACATGGAGTTCATGGCCGATCTCATGGACACTCCACCGCTAATCCGCAACGTGGCGTTAGTTGGCCACCTGCACCACGGCAAGACCACCTTCGTGGACTGCCTCATCCGGCAGACGCATCCACAGTTTGAGACCATGGAAGAGCGCCAGCTGCGCTACACGGACACCCTGTTTACGGAACAGGAACGCGGCTGCAGCATCAAGGCCACGCCGGTCACACTTGTCCTGCAGGATGTCAAGCAGAAGAGCTACTTGCTGAACATCTTTGACACCCCGGGGCATGTCAACTTCTCGGACGAGGCCACCGCCGCCATGCGAATGAGCGATGGTGTGGTACTGTTCATCGATGCCGCCGAGGGCGTCATGCTCAACACGGAGCGGCTGCTGAAACACGCGGTGCAAGAGCGCCAGGCTATCACCGTTTGCATAAACAAG ATTGATCGCCTAATCCTGGAGCTCAAATTGCCGCCCCAGGACGCCTACTTTAAGCTGAAACATATTGTGGAGGAAGTCAATAGTCTGCTGAG CATCTATGGCTCTGCTGATGACAATCTTTTAGTTTCGCCCATCCTGGGCAACGTTTGCTTTGCCAGTTCGTTGTACGGCTTCTGTTTCACTCTGAAATCCTTTGCCAAGCTGTATGCAGACACTTACGAGGGAGTGGCTTATCTGGACTTTGCCAAGCGCCTCTGGGGCGACATGTACTTCAACAGTAAAAC GCGCAAGTTTTCGAAGAAGCAGCCGCACAATTCGGCACAGCGCAGCTTTGTGGAGTTCATTTTGGAGCCCATGTACAAGTTGATAGCCCAGGTGGTTGGCGACGTGGACACCACTCTGTCGGACACTCTGGCCGAGCTTAATGTGCGCGTCTCCAAGGAGGAGATGAAGTCCAATATAAGACCACTACTGCGTCTCGTCTGCAACCGTTTCATGGGCGACTGCAGCGGCTTTGTGGACATGTGCGTGGAGCACATAAAGTCCCCCTTGGAAAATGCCAAGCGTAAGGTGGACCACATTTACACTGGACCCAAGGAGGGCGACATTTACCGGGATATGATTTCATGCAACCAATACGGCACTCTGATGGTGCACAGTTCCAAGATGTATCCCAACGACGACTGTACCTTCTTCCAAGTGCTGGCGAGAATTGTCTCTGGTACTCTACACGCTGGCCAGGAGGTGCGTGTCCTGGGAGAGAACTACACCCTGCAGGATGAGGAGGATTCCCGCATATTGCAAGTGGGTCGATTGTGGGTATTTGAGTCTCGTTACAAAGTGGAGTTAAATCGAGTACCAGCCGGAAATTGGGTGCTCATCGAAGGCATCGATCAGTGTATCGTTAAGACCTCTACCATTGTGGATATTAATGTTCCAGAAGACCTCTACATATTCAGGCCACTAAAGTTCAACACTCAGAGCATTATCAAGATTGCTGTGGAGCCAGTAAATCCATCCGAGCTTCCCAAGATGTTGGATGGCCTTCGCAAGGTGAACAAATCCTATCCACTCCTCTCGACTCGAGTTGAAGAATCTGGCGAGCATGTTATTCTGGGCACTGGCGAGCTATACTTGGATTGTGTCATGCACGACCTGCGGAAGATGTACTCCGAGATCGACATTAAAGTGGCGGATCCTGTGGTGGCTTTCTGCGAAACAGTTGTGGAAACTAGTTCGCTGAAATGTTTTGCCGAAACGCCGAATAAGAAGAACAAAATAACCATGATCTCGGAGCCACTGGAGAAGGGACTGGCCGAGGACATTGAGAACGGAACCGTTTGCATAAACTGGAACAAGAAACGCATTGGAGAGTTCTTCCAGGTCAACTACGATTGGGATCTGCTTGCGGCGCGTTCCATTTGGGCCTTTGGTCCCGACACCACGGGTCCAAATATCCTGGTCGATGACACCCTGCCCTCGGAAGTGGACAAGAACCTGCTAACCGCGGTTAAGGATTCGATTGTGCAGGGCTTCCAATGGGGAACGCGAGAAGGACCGCTTTGCGAGGAGCCCATCCGTAACGTTAAGTTTAAGATTCTTGATGGGGTTATTGCCAACGAGGCGTTGCATCGAGGTGGTGGACAGATCATTCCAACAGCCCGTCGAGTTGCTTACTCGGCGTTTTTGATGGCCACCCCTCGTCTGATGGAACCGTATTTGTTTGTGGAAGTTCAGGCGCCGGCAGATTGTGTATCAGCTGTTTATACTGTGTTGGCTAGGCGCAG AGGCCACGTAACGCAGGATGCTCCCGTATCGGGTTCTCCCATCTATACGATCAAAGCCTTCATACCCGCCATTGATTCATTTGGATTCGAGACGGATCTCCGCACGCATACCCAGGGCCAGGCCTTCTGTCTTTCGGTGTTCCATCACTGGCAGATAGTGCCTGGCGATCCTCTAGACAAGAGCATCATAATCCGACCCCTGGAGCCGCAGCAAGCATCCCATTTGGCCCGAGAGTTTATGATCAAGACGCGCCGCAGGAAGGGTCTTTCCGAGGACGTGTCCATCAACAAATTCTTCGATGATCCTATGTTGCTGGAGCTGGCGCGCCAGGATGTGCTGGTCAACTACCCCCTTTAG
- the LOC120452651 gene encoding mucin-5AC — protein sequence MMKFCLLLLMAHFVASNRNLNDILSREDWINIAKENIKNHKPYKAKIYVPYKPRIVNFTNPFDGDFWDTTTVATNAESTTNPQETTTYFTAEASTTTEEYTTEESTTTSSMDYSTELSYSTSEAPETTDTGYSTTAWPEVTSTEATDSPESQALYSTTTSSSESSDSTTETNPRSTEYAESTTNNADYSTGWLETTTENIPSSTGLPEPTTTLSPEFTGTEVLETTTEIEINSSTTGLPESATTERITSFTGLVESTTEFVDYTTESNESTLSSDQPTTKASETSTQGLVSTTETPESTTTLLEIIATTPGVETTTSYLDAVIDSTEEESSTSSTPFGLNLTTTEIVQTQIETTTPRQLNLVGDSVRQRPRKYKYTSDTDPELYWY from the coding sequence ATGAtgaaattttgtttgcttctTTTGATGGCACATTTTGTGGCCTCAAACCGAAATCTAAACGATATTCTTAGTCGCGAGGACTGGATTAACATAGCCAAGGAGAACATCAAGAACCACAAGCCATATAAAGCTAAGATCTACGTGCCCTACAAGCCGCGCATCGTAAATTTTACCAACCCATTCGATGGAGATTTCTGGGACACAACCACGGTGGCCACGAATGCTGAGTCTACCACCAATCCGCAAGAGACTACTACTTACTTCACTGCGGAAGCATCTACTACAACGGAGGAGTATACCACTGAGGAATCTACCACAACTTCGTCGATGGATTATTCAACCGAATTAAGTTATTCAACTTCAGAGGCGCCCGAAACCACGGATACTGGGTATTCCACAACAGCTTGGCCGGAAGTCACCAGCACAGAAGCTACAGATTCACCTGAATCACAAGCCTTATATTCCACAACAACATCGAGTTCAGAATCCTCAGATTCAACCACAGAAACAAATCCAAGGAGCACGGAGTATGCTGAATCAACGACAAATAATGCAGATTATTCTACAGGATGGCTAGAAACCACTACAGAAAATATTCCAAGTTCTACTGGGTTGCCGGAACCAACGACTACTTTAAGTCCGGAATTTACAGGGACAGAAGTTTTGGAAACTACCACAGAAATAGAAATCAATTCAAGCACTACAGGATTGCCAGAATCAGCAACTACAGAAAGGATTACATCATTTACAGGATTAGTGGAATCAACGACTGAATTTGTGGACTACACTACAGAATCCAACGAATCCACGTTATCCTCAGATCAACCCACAACTAAAGCATCAGAAACATCTACACAAGGATTAGTATCAACTACTGAAACCCCGGAATCAACTACAACCTTGCTGGAGATCATTGCCACGACTCCGGGCGTGGAAACTACTACATCATATCTGGATGCAGTGATTGACAGCACGGAGGAGGAAAGTTCAACATCATCAACACCATTTGGATTAAATTTAACAACAACGGAAATTGTGCAAACTCAAATAGAAACCACAACCCCAAGGCAATTGAATTTGGTCGGAGATTCTGTTCGCCAAAGACCGAGAAAATATAAGTATACTTCAGACACAGATCCCGAACTTTACTGGTACTGA
- the LOC120452652 gene encoding uncharacterized protein LOC120452652, with the protein MSLASIRQKEVKGKKKVLPKLRNILANPYKQHSPVLSEEEVQQFRQILQNAIESSGGETKSFATRFGIHLGLESSLRAINSRRFSCLLVSLSLRPAHLVRLMATSASVKVPTAPIYAQPKLEELTHEIFGIRALSLALPTDLKSISEDLEQWITARKRTPMPAKQIAPKTHKKPKKKPEIIQPSEEEKTPVVQERKEEKKDWGDDFISCFSDEPSVKLDRVDVQVETQKLGNALSNLAMKAKSKKPMVEVKHNSVKKEKSPSPEPMEVEPDEDDFLPGDLQNYRPLTVHQVRPNPDKKPKKKRNKKATKS; encoded by the exons ATGAGTTTGGCAAGCATAAGACAGAAAGAAGTTAAGGGCAAAAAGAAAGTACTGCCCAAACTGCGCAATATTCTGGCCAATCCTTACAAACAACATAG ccCTGTTTTATCGGAAGAGGAAGTGCAGCAGTTTCGCCAAATactgcaaaatgcaattgaaagcAGCGGCGGGGAAACCAAATCATTTGCCACTCGATTTGGCATACATCTCGGCCTGGAGAGCTCTCTGCGCGCCATAAACTCCCGGCGTTTCTCCTGCCTATTGGTTTCCTTGAGCCTGCGACCAGCTCACCTCGTCCGTTTGATGGCCACTAGTGCATCCGTCAAGGTGCCCACGGCTCCCATTTACGCACAGCCCAAGCTGGAGGAGCTTACCCATGAAATCTTTGGAATAAGAGCGCTTTCCTTAGCCTTGCCCACTGATTTGAAGTCAATAAGCGAGGACTTGGAACAGTGGATTACTGCCCGAAAGAGGACACCCATGCCTGCCAAGCAGATAGCCCCAAAAACGCACAAGAAACCCAAGAAGAAACCCGAAATAATCCAACCAAGCGAAGAGGAAAAAACGCCGGTGGTACAAGAAAGAAAGGAAGAAAAGAAGGATTGGGGTGATGATTTCATATCCTGCTTTTCGGACGAACCCTCTGTAAAGCTTGACCGCGTGGATGTCCAGGTGGAGACCCAAAAACTGGGCAATGCCCTAAGTAACTTGGCCatgaaagccaaaagcaaaaaaccaATGGTAGAAGTCAAACATAACTCAGTCAAAAAGGAAAAGTCGCCCAGCCCAGAGCCCATGGAGGTGGAGCCAGATGAAGATGACTTTCTGCCCGGAGATCTGCAGAACTACCGCCCTCTTACTGTCCACCAAGTACGTCCCAATCCCGACAAGAAACCCAAAAAGAAGCGCAACAAAAAGGCCACCAAGTCCTAG
- the LOC120452654 gene encoding mitochondrial transcription rescue factor 1 encodes MLRSLRQIARLGRSLKTPIPTRSLPKLPTTLRLQAPLHTSVSAWKYDKKSSRASDDLDSDDEDDEDFKDERDSKVVKTKVNSLRADLLLKAGLGMARNKVELNFYESKIRVNGKKLPKKSAQLEVGDDIDVIRGFSQSNPSHLVVARVSILSASEREEGLSVLLRRYKSLLVENYRGPNAFKSSEQVAH; translated from the exons ATGCTCCGGAGTTTACGTCAAATCGCACGACTAGGAAGATCCCTGAAGACGCCAATTCCAACCAGAAGTCTGCCTAAACTGCCCACCACCTTACGGCTACAGGCTCCCTTGCACACCAGTGTTTCCGCGTGGAAGTACGACAAGAAATCCTCGCGAGCATCGGATGATTTGGACAGCGACGACGAGGATGATGAGGATTTCAAGGATGAACGGGACTCCAAGGTGGTTAAGACGAAGGTGAACTCACTGCGCGCAGATCTGCTCCTGAAAGCTGGTCTCGGCATGGCGAGAAA CAAAGTAGAACTGAATTTCTACGAGAGCAAGATACGCGTCAATGGAAAAAAGCTGCCCAAAAAGAGTGCCCAG CTGGAAGTCGGCGATGATATAGACGTAATCCGGGGCTTCAGTCAATCGAATCCTTCTCACCTGGTCGTGGCACGCGTCTCAATCCTCTCCGCCAGCGAACGCGAGGAAGGACTTAGCGTCCTCCTGAGGCGCTACAAATCCCTGCTGGTCGAGAATTACCGGGGACCCAACGCCTTCAAATCCTCGGAACAGGTTGCTCATTAA